Proteins from a genomic interval of Desulfovibrio piger:
- the dsrB gene encoding dissimilatory-type sulfite reductase subunit beta, with translation MAFISSGYNPAKPMEGRITDIGPHKYDEYFPPVIKKNFGKWLYHEILEPGVLMHVAEGGDKVYTVRVGGTRTMSITHIRELCDIADKYCGGYLRWTTRNNIEFMVEDEETMKALRDDLNSRKFDGGSFKFPVGGTGAGISNMVHTQGWVHCHTPATDASGPVKCVMDAIFDDFKDMRLPAPVRIALACCINMCGAVHCSDIGLVGIHRKPPMIDHEWADQLCEIPLAVAACPTAAVRPTKVEHNGQKVNSIAIKEDRCMYCGNCYTMCPALPIADHEGDGIAIMVGGKVSNRISMPKFSKVVVGYIPNEPPRWPSLTKTVKHIVEVYAANANKYERLGDWAERIGWESFFKLTGLQFTHHLIDDFRDPAYYTWRQSTQFKF, from the coding sequence ATGGCTTTTATTTCTTCTGGGTACAATCCCGCCAAACCGATGGAAGGCCGCATTACCGACATCGGCCCCCACAAGTACGACGAATACTTCCCGCCGGTCATCAAAAAGAATTTCGGCAAGTGGCTGTACCACGAAATTCTTGAGCCCGGCGTGCTGATGCACGTGGCCGAAGGCGGCGACAAGGTGTACACCGTCCGCGTGGGCGGCACCCGCACCATGTCCATCACCCACATCCGCGAACTGTGCGACATCGCCGACAAGTACTGCGGCGGTTACCTGCGCTGGACCACTCGTAACAACATCGAATTCATGGTGGAAGACGAAGAAACCATGAAGGCCCTGCGCGACGACCTGAACAGCCGCAAGTTCGACGGCGGTTCCTTCAAGTTCCCCGTGGGCGGCACCGGCGCTGGTATCAGCAACATGGTGCACACCCAGGGCTGGGTGCACTGCCACACCCCCGCCACCGACGCCTCCGGCCCGGTGAAGTGCGTGATGGACGCCATCTTTGATGACTTCAAGGACATGCGTCTGCCCGCTCCCGTGCGCATCGCCCTGGCCTGCTGCATCAACATGTGCGGCGCCGTGCACTGCTCCGACATCGGTCTGGTGGGTATCCACCGCAAACCGCCCATGATCGACCACGAATGGGCTGACCAGCTGTGCGAAATTCCTCTGGCCGTGGCCGCCTGCCCCACCGCTGCCGTTCGTCCCACCAAGGTTGAACACAACGGTCAGAAGGTGAACTCCATCGCCATCAAGGAAGACCGCTGCATGTACTGCGGTAACTGCTACACCATGTGCCCCGCCCTGCCCATCGCCGACCACGAAGGCGACGGTATCGCCATCATGGTGGGCGGCAAGGTGTCCAACCGCATCAGCATGCCCAAGTTCTCCAAGGTCGTCGTGGGTTACATCCCCAACGAACCTCCCCGTTGGCCCAGCCTGACCAAGACGGTGAAGCACATCGTCGAAGTCTACGCCGCCAACGCCAACAAGTACGAACGTCTGGGCGACTGGGCCGAGCGCATCGGTTGGGAAAGCTTCTTCAAGCTGACCGGCCTGCAGTTCACCCACCACCTGATCGACGACTTCCGCGATCCGGCTTACTACACCTGGCGTCAGAGCACCCAGTTCAAGTTCTAA
- the dsrB gene encoding dissimilatory-type sulfite reductase subunit beta translates to MAFISSGYNPAKPMEGRITDIGPRKYDEFFPPVIKKNFGKWLYHEILEPGVLMHVAEGGDKVYTVRVGGTRTMSITHIRELCDIADKYCGGYLRWTTRSNIEFMVEDEDTMKALRDELNSRKFDGGSFKFPVGGTGAGVSNMVHTQGWVHCHTPATDASGPVKCVMDAMFEDFKNMRLPAPVRISLACCINMCGAVHCSDIGLVGIHRKPPMIDHEWADQLCEIPLAVAACPTAAVRPTKVEHNGQKVNSIAIKQDRCMYCGNCYTMCPALPIADHEGDGIAIMVGGKVSNRISMPKFSKVVVGYIPNEPPRWPTLTKTVKHIVEVYAANANKYERLGDWAERIGWESFFKLTGLKFTHHLIDDFRDPAYYTWRQSTQFKF, encoded by the coding sequence ATGGCTTTTATTTCTTCCGGCTACAATCCGGCCAAGCCCATGGAAGGGCGCATCACCGATATCGGTCCCCGCAAGTACGATGAGTTCTTCCCGCCGGTCATCAAAAAAAATTTCGGCAAGTGGCTGTACCACGAGATCCTCGAGCCCGGCGTGCTGATGCACGTGGCCGAGGGCGGCGACAAGGTGTACACCGTCCGCGTGGGCGGCACCCGCACCATGTCCATCACCCACATCCGCGAGCTGTGCGACATCGCCGACAAGTACTGCGGCGGCTACCTGCGCTGGACCACCCGCAGCAACATCGAGTTCATGGTGGAAGACGAAGACACCATGAAGGCCCTGCGCGACGAGCTCAACAGCCGCAAGTTCGACGGCGGTTCCTTCAAGTTCCCCGTGGGCGGCACCGGCGCCGGTGTCAGCAACATGGTGCACACCCAGGGCTGGGTGCACTGCCACACCCCCGCCACCGACGCTTCCGGCCCCGTGAAATGCGTCATGGACGCCATGTTCGAGGACTTCAAGAACATGCGCCTGCCCGCGCCCGTGCGCATCTCCCTGGCCTGCTGCATCAACATGTGCGGCGCCGTGCACTGCTCCGACATCGGCCTGGTGGGCATCCACCGCAAACCGCCCATGATCGACCACGAATGGGCCGACCAGCTGTGCGAGATCCCGCTGGCCGTGGCCGCCTGTCCCACCGCTGCCGTCCGTCCCACCAAGGTGGAACACAACGGTCAGAAGGTGAACTCCATCGCCATCAAGCAGGACCGCTGCATGTACTGCGGCAACTGCTACACCATGTGCCCCGCCCTGCCCATCGCCGACCACGAAGGCGACGGCATCGCCATCATGGTGGGCGGCAAGGTCTCCAACCGCATCAGCATGCCCAAGTTCTCCAAGGTGGTCGTGGGCTACATCCCCAACGAGCCGCCGCGCTGGCCCACCCTGACCAAGACGGTGAAGCACATCGTCGAAGTCTATGCCGCCAACGCCAACAAGTACGAACGTCTGGGCGACTGGGCCGAACGCATCGGCTGGGAAAGCTTCTTCAAGCTGACCGGCCTGAAGTTCACCCACCACCTGATCGACGACTTCCGCGATCCGGCTTACTACACCTGGCGTCAGAGCACCCAGTTCAAGTTCTAA
- the dsrA gene encoding dissimilatory-type sulfite reductase subunit alpha produces the protein MAKHATPLLDQLESGPWPSFVSDIKQEAAARAANPKGLDYQIPADAPEDLLGVLELSYEEKETHWKHGGIVGVFGYGGGVIGRYCDQPEKFPGVAHFHTMRVAQPAAKYYHTKFLRDLCDIWDLRGSGMTNMHGSTGDIVLLGTQTPQLEEIFHDLTHKLNVDLGGSGSNLRTPEACLGQSRCEYACYNTQDMCYQLTQDYQDELHRPAFPYKFKFKFDGCPNGCVCAMARSDFAVVGTWKDDIKIDQDAVKAYVGGEFKPNAGAHAGRDWGKFDIQKEVIDLCPSKCMSWDGNKLSIKTADCVRCMHCINTMPRALHIGDERGASILVGAKAPVVDGAQMGSLLVPFISCEAPYDEIKEVIEKIWDWWMEEGKNRERVGETMKRLSFQKLLEVTDTEAAPYHVTAPRSNPYIFFKEEEVPGGWTRDLAEFRKRHQR, from the coding sequence ATGGCGAAACATGCAACCCCCCTGTTGGACCAGCTTGAAAGCGGCCCCTGGCCGAGCTTTGTGTCCGACATCAAACAGGAAGCCGCCGCCCGTGCGGCCAATCCGAAAGGGCTCGACTACCAGATTCCCGCTGATGCCCCTGAAGACCTGCTGGGCGTTCTGGAACTTTCCTACGAAGAAAAGGAAACCCACTGGAAGCACGGCGGTATCGTGGGCGTGTTCGGTTACGGTGGCGGCGTTATCGGCCGTTACTGCGACCAGCCCGAAAAATTCCCCGGCGTGGCCCACTTCCACACCATGCGTGTGGCCCAGCCCGCTGCCAAATACTACCACACCAAGTTCCTGCGTGACCTGTGCGACATCTGGGATCTGCGCGGTTCCGGTATGACCAACATGCACGGTTCCACCGGTGACATCGTGCTCCTGGGCACCCAGACCCCGCAGCTGGAAGAAATCTTCCACGACCTGACCCACAAGCTGAACGTCGACCTCGGTGGTTCCGGCTCCAACCTGCGTACCCCCGAAGCCTGCCTCGGTCAGTCCCGCTGCGAATATGCCTGCTACAACACCCAGGACATGTGCTACCAGCTGACCCAGGACTACCAGGACGAACTGCACCGTCCCGCCTTCCCCTACAAGTTCAAGTTCAAGTTCGACGGCTGCCCCAACGGCTGCGTGTGCGCCATGGCCCGTTCCGACTTCGCTGTGGTGGGTACCTGGAAGGACGACATCAAGATCGACCAGGATGCCGTGAAAGCCTACGTGGGCGGCGAATTCAAGCCCAACGCCGGTGCTCACGCCGGTCGTGACTGGGGCAAATTCGACATCCAGAAGGAAGTCATCGACCTCTGCCCCTCCAAGTGCATGAGCTGGGACGGCAACAAGCTGTCCATCAAGACCGCCGACTGCGTGCGCTGCATGCACTGCATCAACACCATGCCTCGCGCTCTGCACATCGGTGACGAACGCGGCGCCAGCATCCTCGTGGGTGCTAAGGCCCCCGTGGTGGACGGCGCCCAGATGGGTTCGCTGCTGGTGCCCTTCATCTCCTGTGAAGCTCCCTACGATGAAATCAAGGAAGTCATCGAAAAGATTTGGGACTGGTGGATGGAAGAAGGCAAGAACCGCGAACGCGTGGGCGAAACCATGAAGCGTCTTTCCTTCCAGAAGCTGCTCGAAGTCACCGACACCGAAGCCGCTCCTTACCACGTCACGGCTCCCCGCTCCAACCCGTACATCTTCTTCAAGGAAGAAGAAGTGCCCGGCGGCTGGACCCGCGACCTGGCTGAATTCCGCAAACGCCATCAACGCTAG
- a CDS encoding IS1 family transposase (programmed frameshift), with protein MQYCPKCASERIVKNGRHLERQRFRCKDCGFQFTRDTPRGRPATEKAMAILLYTLGLSFNAIARIYGVATSTVMRWVRDFAEKTYEKPSPGEAVIIELDEMWHYLHFKKNKLWLWKAYCRDTGQLIDWECGNRDQSTLARLMARLRRWSVWFFCTDNWKVYPREIPEDDLIQGKRGTVRIERNNARQRHWFARFKRKSQVVSRSLRMVDLTISLFARFHVNGQREDILSFF; from the exons ATGCAATACTGTCCAAAATGTGCGTCAGAGCGGATTGTGAAGAATGGAAGACACTTGGAGCGTCAGAGATTTCGCTGCAAAGACTGCGGTTTTCAATTTACCCGTGACACTCCCAGAGGACGACCGGCAACGGAAAAGGCAATGGCCATCCTGCTTTATACTTTGGGCCTTTCGTTTAATGCCATAGCACGTATTTATGGAGTTGCAACATCGACCGTCATGCGTTGGGTCCGGGATTTCGCTGAAAAAACTTATGAAAAGCCTTCTCCTGGGGAAGCTGTCATCATAGAACTTGATGAGATGTGGCACTATTTGCATT TCAAAAAAAACAAACTATGGCTCTGGAAAGCTTATTGTCGCGATACCGGTCAACTCATTGACTGGGAATGTGGCAATCGTGACCAAAGCACTCTTGCAAGATTGATGGCAAGGCTTCGCCGTTGGTCTGTCTGGTTCTTCTGTACCGACAACTGGAAAGTATATCCACGGGAAATACCCGAGGACGACCTCATTCAAGGAAAACGGGGAACCGTGCGAATTGAACGAAATAATGCCCGCCAAAGACACTGGTTTGCCCGTTTCAAACGTAAATCTCAGGTGGTTTCAAGGTCCTTGCGAATGGTTGATCTCACAATATCTCTCTTTGCCAGATTTCATGTGAACGGGCAAAGAGAAGATATTTTATCATTCTTTTAG
- a CDS encoding dissimilatory sulfite reductase D family protein, translated as MADEKDVVVEFLKSKSSSKSKFYFKDFTELFPEKGPREVKKILTRLVNEEVLEFWSSGSTTMYGLKGAGKQAHTEGED; from the coding sequence ATGGCTGACGAAAAAGACGTTGTTGTCGAATTCCTGAAGAGCAAGTCCTCCTCCAAGTCCAAGTTCTACTTCAAGGACTTCACGGAGCTGTTCCCCGAAAAGGGCCCCCGCGAAGTGAAGAAGATCCTCACCAGGCTGGTGAACGAAGAAGTGCTGGAATTCTGGTCTTCCGGCTCCACCACCATGTACGGCCTCAAGGGGGCCGGCAAGCAGGCCCATACCGAGGGCGAAGATTAA
- the amrA gene encoding AmmeMemoRadiSam system protein A: MGVTFSLNDEERQWLSRLARDSITTALEGREDVPPPLPSALAGGTLAQSLGSFVTLNKDGDLRGCIGNMVGREPLWQNVWRMARAAAFEDPRFPALDAEEWPHCHLHISVLGPLSPCPDPARVVIGRHGLLLRLGMRQGVFLPQVPVEQGWDLGQYLEHLCRKAGLPAGSWRDPQALLFWFESLVFEA; encoded by the coding sequence ATGGGCGTCACCTTTTCCCTCAATGACGAAGAACGGCAATGGCTCTCCCGGCTGGCCCGGGACAGCATCACCACGGCCCTTGAGGGCCGGGAGGACGTCCCGCCGCCCCTGCCGTCCGCGCTGGCCGGAGGGACGCTGGCCCAGTCCCTGGGCTCCTTCGTGACCCTGAACAAGGACGGCGACCTGCGGGGCTGCATCGGCAACATGGTGGGCCGGGAGCCGCTCTGGCAGAACGTCTGGCGCATGGCCCGTGCCGCCGCCTTCGAGGATCCCCGCTTCCCTGCCCTGGATGCGGAGGAATGGCCGCACTGCCACCTGCACATCTCCGTGCTGGGCCCCCTGAGCCCTTGCCCCGACCCGGCGCGGGTCGTCATCGGCCGTCACGGCCTGCTGCTGCGCCTGGGCATGCGTCAGGGCGTCTTCCTGCCGCAGGTGCCCGTGGAACAGGGCTGGGATCTGGGGCAATATCTGGAACATCTCTGCCGCAAGGCCGGTCTGCCCGCAGGCAGCTGGCGTGATCCGCAGGCCCTGCTCTTCTGGTTCGAGAGCCTGGTCTTCGAGGCCTGA
- a CDS encoding sigma-54-dependent Fis family transcriptional regulator, with protein sequence MHDHHPAFPRTGATADLPAGTPAPEQDMGQTRALLLEMARCQSLDQIFRLVAETFAARQDVALCRIWLLEQTEPSLCASCRHFYDCRDHRQCLRLAASTGRSRVDGHAWTALDGEHSRFSLGLGKVGLIAQSGTAYHVDAVRPDMDWVTSPDWIRREGIRTFLGQPLVHRGRVLGVFAVFSREVQDAQAMDRLRMIADYLAVSIANAQAFEELTRLKRQLEIENAYLKNDALPPAALALTGDSPCMRMLKEKIRQVACTDMPVLITGEAGSGKEAVAAELHRQSFVAGGPLVRVNCAAIAPDSFEDEFFGHAARMGFLEAASGGTLFLDAVDELPLPLQARLLRVLQDKEFHRGGEDSGHRLSVRLVAATSRDLYELVRAGLFREDLYYRLNAFPIRIAPLRERPEDILPLAQAFLEHDRAHLQRPELAFADDAPGRLQTYAWPGNVRELQECLLRAAAGSTDGLLHLEALPPSPPSAAPRPVLPADDNAIVFTEAEMQALERTNIANALQRCHGKIYGEDGAAALLGISPTTLCSRIKKFGLRKQDV encoded by the coding sequence ATGCACGACCACCATCCAGCTTTTCCCCGCACCGGGGCCACAGCGGACCTGCCTGCCGGAACCCCGGCCCCCGAACAGGACATGGGGCAGACCCGGGCCCTGCTTCTGGAGATGGCCCGCTGCCAGTCGCTGGACCAGATCTTCCGTCTGGTGGCGGAGACCTTCGCCGCCCGGCAGGACGTGGCCCTGTGCCGCATCTGGCTGCTGGAACAGACCGAGCCGAGCCTCTGCGCCAGCTGCCGCCATTTCTACGATTGCCGCGACCATCGCCAGTGCCTGCGGCTGGCGGCCAGCACCGGGCGTTCCCGCGTGGACGGGCATGCCTGGACCGCCCTGGATGGCGAGCACAGCCGTTTTTCCCTGGGGCTGGGCAAGGTGGGGCTCATTGCCCAGTCAGGCACCGCCTATCATGTGGATGCCGTCCGCCCGGATATGGACTGGGTGACCTCGCCCGACTGGATACGCCGGGAAGGCATCCGCACCTTCCTGGGCCAGCCGCTGGTGCACCGCGGCCGCGTGCTGGGGGTCTTCGCGGTCTTCAGCCGCGAAGTGCAGGATGCCCAGGCCATGGACCGCCTGCGCATGATCGCGGACTATCTGGCGGTCTCCATCGCCAATGCCCAGGCCTTTGAAGAGCTGACCCGCCTGAAGCGGCAGCTGGAGATCGAGAACGCCTACCTGAAGAACGATGCCCTTCCCCCGGCCGCCCTGGCGCTGACAGGGGACAGCCCCTGCATGCGCATGCTGAAGGAAAAGATCCGGCAGGTGGCTTGTACGGACATGCCCGTCCTCATCACCGGCGAAGCCGGGAGCGGCAAGGAAGCCGTGGCCGCCGAGCTGCACCGGCAAAGTTTCGTGGCCGGCGGGCCGCTGGTGCGGGTCAACTGTGCCGCCATCGCGCCCGACAGCTTCGAAGACGAGTTCTTCGGCCATGCGGCCCGCATGGGCTTTCTGGAGGCCGCCTCGGGCGGGACGCTCTTCCTGGATGCCGTGGACGAGCTCCCCCTGCCTCTGCAGGCCAGGCTCCTGCGCGTCCTGCAGGACAAGGAGTTCCACCGCGGCGGCGAGGACAGCGGACACCGGCTCAGCGTACGCCTTGTGGCCGCCACCAGCCGCGACCTCTACGAGCTGGTGCGCGCGGGGCTTTTCCGCGAAGACCTCTATTACCGCCTCAATGCCTTCCCCATCCGCATCGCTCCCCTGCGTGAGCGCCCGGAAGACATCCTGCCGCTGGCCCAGGCCTTTCTGGAACATGACCGGGCCCACCTGCAGCGGCCGGAACTGGCCTTTGCCGACGACGCTCCGGGACGCCTGCAGACCTATGCCTGGCCCGGCAATGTCCGCGAACTGCAGGAATGCCTCCTGCGCGCGGCCGCAGGCAGCACGGACGGTCTCCTGCACCTGGAGGCCCTGCCGCCGTCCCCTCCCTCTGCCGCGCCCCGGCCCGTCCTGCCTGCCGACGACAACGCCATCGTCTTTACCGAGGCGGAGATGCAGGCCCTGGAGCGGACCAATATCGCCAATGCCCTGCAACGGTGCCACGGCAAGATCTATGGCGAGGACGGGGCCGCGGCCCTGCTGGGCATCAGCCCCACCACGCTCTGCTCCCGCATCAAGAAGTTCGGCCTCCGCAAGCAGGACGTCTGA
- a CDS encoding dissimilatory sulfite reductase D family protein: MADEKDVVVEFLKSKSSSKSKFYFKDFTELFPEKGPREVKKILTKLVNEEVLEFWSSGSTTMYGLKGAGKQAHTEGED; this comes from the coding sequence ATGGCTGACGAAAAAGACGTTGTTGTCGAATTCCTGAAGAGCAAGTCCTCCTCCAAGTCCAAGTTCTACTTCAAGGACTTCACGGAGCTGTTCCCCGAAAAGGGCCCCCGCGAAGTGAAGAAGATCCTCACCAAGCTGGTGAACGAAGAAGTTCTGGAATTCTGGTCTTCCGGCTCCACCACCATGTACGGCCTGAAGGGCGCTGGCAAGCAGGCCCACACCGAAGGCGAAGACTAG
- a CDS encoding septal ring lytic transglycosylase RlpA family protein gives MTERQFSFPRLLVNLSCLLLAAVLLAGCGSRDTSWRKGGVPGSKPYTVRGKTYYPLKSAHGFVEEGVASWYGPGFHGKKTASGERFNQYNISAAHKILPLGTEVRVTNLENHRSLILRINDRGPFVDDRVIDLSRGAAQRLGVIGKGTARVRIQSLGDVPQVEDGDVVRGNFFVQIGAFSKKDNAQGLIERLTRSGQKGRMIFGSNNLWNVQVGPWEDSRKADEMMRVLRALYPHAFVVGDGGAS, from the coding sequence ATGACGGAGCGACAGTTTTCCTTCCCCCGTCTGCTGGTGAACCTGTCCTGCCTGTTGCTGGCGGCCGTGCTGCTGGCCGGTTGCGGCAGCAGGGACACCTCCTGGCGCAAGGGCGGCGTACCGGGCTCCAAGCCCTATACCGTGCGCGGCAAGACCTACTATCCGCTCAAGTCGGCCCACGGCTTCGTGGAAGAGGGCGTGGCCTCCTGGTACGGCCCCGGCTTCCACGGCAAGAAGACGGCCAGCGGCGAGCGTTTCAACCAGTACAACATCAGCGCCGCGCACAAGATCCTGCCCCTGGGCACGGAAGTGCGCGTGACCAACCTGGAGAACCACCGTTCCCTCATCCTGCGCATCAATGACCGCGGGCCGTTCGTGGACGACCGTGTCATCGACCTTTCGCGCGGAGCCGCCCAGCGGCTGGGCGTCATCGGCAAGGGCACGGCGCGGGTGCGCATCCAGAGCCTGGGCGACGTGCCCCAGGTGGAAGACGGCGATGTGGTGCGCGGCAACTTCTTCGTCCAGATCGGCGCGTTCTCCAAAAAGGACAACGCCCAGGGCCTCATCGAGCGTCTTACCCGCAGCGGCCAGAAGGGCCGCATGATCTTCGGCAGCAACAACCTCTGGAACGTGCAGGTGGGCCCGTGGGAAGACTCCCGCAAGGCCGACGAGATGATGCGCGTGCTGCGTGCCCTGTACCCCCACGCCTTCGTGGTGGGCGACGGCGGCGCGAGCTAG